The window GAATTAGATGCATCATTAAGAATACTGCTAGTGTAACACCAAACATAACAGGAATGGTTTGAAGTAATCGACGAATTATATATACGAACATGTTTAACACACCTTCCTTCTTTTATTTTTTCGATTTTGGATCTAGTGCGTCACGTAGACCGTCACCAAATAAGTTGAAACCGATAACTACGAACAAAATAACTAGACCTGGGAATAATGATACATGTGGTGCTTGTCTAATATAGTCACGTCCTTGTGACAACATAGCACCCCACTCTGGAGTTGGTGGTCTAGTTCCCATCCCTAGGAACGAAAGGGCACTCGCAGTAATAATTGCAGAAGCAATGTATAACGTAGCCTGTACAATTATTGGCGACATAATATTAGGAAGAATGTGTTTGAAAATAATTCTTGCATCACTTGCTCCCATTGCTTTAATTGCATCAACGTACTCTAACTTCTTAACACTTAATGTAGATCCTCGAACGATACGTGCGAATGATGGTACTGCGAAAAACGCAACAGCTATAATTACGTTAGTAGTACTAGCCCCAAGTACACTCACAATCGCTAAAGCTAATAAAATTCCAGGGAAAGCTAGTAACACATCACAAATCCTCATAATCAATGAATCAATCCAACGACCATAATAACCAGATACTATACCTAAAAGGATACCAACAATAGCTCCTAATACAGTAGATAAAATACCAACTGTTAGAGATACCCTTGCTCCAAAAATTATTCTACTTAAAATATCACGTCCTTGGTGATCTGTACCTAACCAGTGTTCCGCTGATGGCGGTTGTAATTTGTTAGTAACTTGTGTTAGTACAGGATCATGTGGTGCTAAAAATGGAGCCAAGATTGCTATAAAAACAAATAATATAACGATAGCAGCTCCGACCATAGCAGCTTTATTCTTAGCTAACTTCTTATAAAAAGCTAACCAACGTTCTTGAGATGCACTCTTCTCTTTTACAGGAGGCGCTGTCTGAGTTTCGATTTGCGGTTGGTTCATACCCTTATCCATCCCTTCATTGTTTTGTAACATTTTTAACATAATTGTAATAATTCTTTAAACTTAGCATGTAATTATATTAGCTAGTTTTTAGAAATATTACAATAGTTTAATATATATCTATAATAGAAATATTAATATTTTTTGCTTTTTTAACATATTAAGCTAATTATTGGAATAAATAAGTAGTGTCTTAACTATTCTCTAGGAAAATTAGGGGAATATTATCCTGTAATTTCCTATTATAATAGAAGAATTGATTCTATATTAATCTTTAAAAGGGGGTTAGCAGAAGTCATTTGTTTTACCAAATGATTACAATATTACATTTATGTAAAAAAATCATTTAGAAAACACTTGTTTATTTAGAAAATTTACATTATTATAATAACAATACATAGCAAGACTATGTATCTAGCAAACCAAAATTAGTAGGGGGTAAAAATAATGAATTTTAAAAGAAATTTATTTCTTGTACTTGTAGCTGCTCTAGTATTAGTGTTAGCTGCATGTAGCGGAAAAAGTGGCGGAACAACTGGTGGTCACTTAGTATTCGTAACTGCTTCAGATGCACCAACACTTGATCCACACGGTATGAATGATACTGCAACAACAAACGCAACAACGCAAATATTTGATCGTTTAACTGAGTATGCTGCTGATGGTTCTGTAGTCCCTTCTTTAGCAGAGTCTTTCTCTCCAGTAGATGAAACTACTTGGGAATTCAAATTACGCAAAGGCGTAAAATTCCATGACGATACAGACTTCACTGCTGAAGCTGTAAAAATGTCATTAGAGCGTATCATTGATCCAGATTTCGCTTCTCCTCGTGCTGTTGTATTAAATATGATTGAGGAAATTGAAATTAAAGATGATCATACTGTTCACATTAAAACAAAATTCCCTTTCGCTCCACTACCAGCTCACTTAGCTCATAACGCTGGTTCTATCATCGCTCCTTCTGCAATGAAAGCAGAAAAAGACGGTGGAAAGAAAGTTGACGAAAACCCAATCGGTACTGGTCCATTCGTATTAGATGAGTGGGTTCGTGGTGATTCAATTAAATTCAAACGTAACGAAAACTTCTGGGGCGACAAAGCTGTAGCTGACACTATGGAATTCAAAGTTGTTCCTGAACAAGCAACTCGTACTGCAATGTTAGAAACTGGTGAAGCACACGTTATCCAAGTTGGTTCTTCTGACGTTAAACGTGTAGAAGGTCTTGACGGTGTTGAACTAGAGCGTGTACGTGGTACTCGTATGGACTACTTAGGTTTCAACATGGAAAAAGCTCCATTCGATAACATCAAAGTTCGTCAAGCAATCGCTATGGCTGTAAACAAAGATGATATCGTTAATGGTATCTTAGACGGTCAAGGTGTTGCGGCTGTAGGACCTTTAGCTCCAACTGTTGTTGGTAACTACCAAGGTTTAACTCCACTTCCTTTCGATGTTGAGGGAGCAAAAGCTCTTTTAGCTGAAGCTGGATTTGCTGATGGCTTCCAAACTACTTTATACGTAAACGAAGGTAACCGTGAGCGTGCAGATATGGCTGAATTAATTCAAGACCAATTACGTCCACTTGGTATCGATGTACAAATCGAAATCATTGAGTGGGGTGCATTCTTAGAGATGACTGGTGCTGGTGAGCATGAACTATTTATCTTAGGTTGGACTACTGTTACTGGTGATGCTGACTACGGTCTATATGCATTATTCCACTCAACAATGTTTGGTTCTCCTGGTAACCGTTCATTCTACGCTAACCCACGTGTAGATGAATTATTAGACTTCGCTCGTTCTGAAGCTGATCAAGCTAAACGTGACGAAGCTTACAAAGAAATCTCTGAAATCCTTGTAGAAGAAGCTCCAATGGTTTACTTACAACATCCTGACTTTGTATTTGCTACAAACAAAGTGGAAGAAGGATTATTCGTAAACTTCAGTGGAACTCCATTCTTCAAAGGCGTTAAACTTAAGTAATAACTAAAAGGGTAAACCGAGTCGACTTAATGTTGACTCGGTTTTTTTATTAAATGATGTTAATGGGGTTGTCTTGGAAGTGATGTAAGATGTAACGGTTCTTTATGTCTGTATTAGAAAATTAGAAAAGGCAATATAATTCATTCTCCGTATCAAGTTCATTTCCCTTTTTTCTCTGGCAGAATGGACTTCATTCCCCATATCAAGTTCACTTTCTTCTTTTCTCTTGATTAATATGAACTTCATACGCCTTATCAAGTTCACTTTCTTCTTTTTTCTTTGGAAAAATGAACTAAATCTATTCAACGAAATGAATATCATATTCAATAAGAATGATTTTATAACAAAAAAACCAGCCATTTTAGACTGGTCTTTACCTAGCAAACATCTTATTATCCTCTTTCTTAAAAAACTCCTTCATTGCATGAAACACATCTACTTTTTGCTTTAAAATATAATGCCTAAACGCCTCTTCATTTATATTTTTATAAGCTGACATTAAAGTGGAATGCCTATTATATTGGTTCACTTCCCCGTAACCAAACATATTAGAAACTTTTATTAACTCCCCAACCAATTTCACACAACGCTGATTATCCGACGTTAAGTTATCTCCATCTGAAAAATGGAATGGATAGATGTTATACCTAGTAGGATTGTATTTCAAATCGATTAATTCTAGCGCTTTACGATATGCAGAAGAACATATCGTTCCTCCACTCTCTCCTTTTGAGAAGAAATCTTCTTCTGTCACAACTTTTGCTTCTGTATGATGTGCAATAAATTCAATATCCACTGTCTCATATTTAGACCTTAAAAATCTTGTCATCCAGAAAAAGAAACTTCGAGCCATGTACTTTTCCCACATACCCATAGATCCACTTGTATCCATCATCATTAATACAACTGCTTTGGAATCTGGCTTTAGAACATCATTCCATGTCTTAAATTTCAAGTCTTCTTGATAAATGGGATGAAAGCTTGCTTTCCCACTCATCGCATTACGCTTATATGCGGACATCATCGTTCTCTTCTTGTCGATGTTCCCCATTAATCCAGTACGTCTAATATCATTAAACTCATAATGTTCTACCGTGTTATCCGCTTGTTCTTTTTGCTTTAAGTTCGGAAGCTCCAATTCATTAAAAAGTGCCTCTTCTAATTCCATTAACGAAACTTCAGCTTCAAAATAATCTTCACCAGCTTGATCTCCAGCTCCCTGCCCTTTTCCTGGACCTTTCTGACCAGCATTCCCTGAACCATCTCGTGCAATAACGTCACCAACTTGACTTTCTCCATCACCTTGGCCCACGTGTTTATTTTTATCATAATTGTATCTAATTCTGTACTCATCTAAAGATCGTATTGGAATTTTAACTACTTCTTTTCCATTCGACATAATAATGTTCTCTTCTGTAATGAGATCAGGTAAATTGTTCTTAATTGCCTCCTGAACTTTTTCTTGATGTCGTTTTTGGTCGTCGTAGCCTTTGCGATGGAGGGACCAATCCTCTTTTGATACAATGAAACTCGACTCATTTGAATTCATTATTGTTTCCCTCCTTCTTAATTTAATTTTTTTAATAAAACCGTCAACTTTTCATCCGAAATATCATATAATACCTTGGCTAGTGTGAAAAATGTACCAACCTTTCATCAATTAAGGTTGGTTAATTTATCTTATGCAACTATACTAAATAATTGACTGATTATTAAGAAAATTAAATACCTATTCTTTTCAGAAGGACAAGTATATTACATTTTGTTGTATTGTTTTTTTATGCTTTCTATAGCTTGTAATATACCTTATAAAGATATTAAAAAATATTAGTGTGAAAGGTACATGCCACAAATAAAAGACTACATTCGTATTAACTAAGACGAATGTAGCCTTTTATTTTTCACACTATATTTTTACTCTTTTTCATTTTCATCGTTATTATCGTATTGTTTTGGGGATCTTTCTTGATTTGTTTTATTCCTTTTAATCTGTTCGATTTCTTTCGCTAAACGCTCCATCTCTTTTTCCGTTGGTGCCATTGAGCTATGTTCGTTATTGTTTTTATCATTCATAAATTATCACCTCTATTACCTATATTCCCCTATTTGAAACAAAATGAAACATGCTTACACGTTTTCTAAAGTTCCTTCCTTTCCTTTACCATTTGAAGTTTTTCTTGTAAAATACTATTGTACAGAATTTTCTGATAAAAAAGGAGGAGTTTTAATGAACTTTGATATGATTTTGGGATTAATTATTGTCCCATTAACAATCATCGGTCTCGGGGTGGCAGCTTTTATTCATACTGGCCAGAAGGAGGGGGAATCTAAATGAATGCACACCCTCTCACAATAGGTGTACTAGTATTTTACTTACTCGTACTTGTATGTATTGGATTCGTCAGTTCCAGAAAAAGCTCAGCTGGCTTAACTGATTTCTTTCTAGCAGGAAGAGGTCTAGGCAAATTTACTGTTGCATTAAGTGCAGTTAGTTCTGGTCGTAGTGCATGGTTAATATTAGGGGTAACAGGTACTGCATATGCAACAGGTTTAAATGCGGTTTGGGCAGTAGCGGGATACATAACAGTAGAAGTATTTATGTTCTTTTATGCAGCTAAAAGATTCAGAGTCTACAGTGAGAAAACAGGAAGTATTACTGTACCAGATATTTTAGAATCACGTTATGAAGACAAAACAAACCTACTGCGTATAACTAGTTCATTAATTATTATCTTCTTCATGGTCGCATACGTTGGAAGTCAAGTTGTTGCTGGGGGTACAGCATTTTCTTCTAGCTTAGGACTTTCGCAATCCAATGGTATGTGGTTAACAGCTATTATCATTCTACTTTATACAATGCTTGGTGGTTTCCATGCAGTTAGTAAAACAGATGTTCTTCAAGCTATGTTCATGTTCTTATCTTTAATTATCCTACCTATTATTGCAATTATTGGTTTAGGTGGTTTTGGACCAATCATTGAAACGATGAATGCACAAGGTGCCGGATTCACCAGTATTTGGACATTTGGTTTCGGTGCAATCGTTGGTTTACTTGGGATTGGTTTTGGTAGTCCAGGTAACCCTCATATTCTTGTACGATATATGTCTTTAAAAAGTATAAGCGAAATGCGTCAAGCAGCATTAATTGGTACTGTTTGGAACGTAGTAATGGGCTGGGGAGCTATCATGATAGGTTTAGCTGGTAGAGCATATTTCCCTTCCATCAGCTTGTTACCTAATGAAAATAGTGAAGCGATCTTTACAACACTTGGAGAAGAACTATTAAACCCGTTCTTTATGGGAATTTTATTAGTAGCAGTTTTAGCTGCCATTATGTCTAGTGCAGACAGTCAGTTATTAGTCGGTACAAGCGCTGTTGTAAGCGACATTTATGATAAAATTTTTGCAAAAGGTAAAGAAATTCCTCAGAAAAAGCTAGTTTTATATAGTCGTATTTCAATCGCTATCTTCATGTTGTTAGCTGTATGGTTAGCATTCTCTGCACAAGAATTCGTATTCTGGATGGTATTATTCGCGTTCGGTGGTCTAGGGGCATGTTTTGGACCTGCACTCTTACTTTCACTTTATTGGAAAGGCACGACAAAAGCTGGGGTATTAACTGGTATGATCTTAGGATTAATTACAGTTATCCTTGTTAAGAAACAACCTGAATGGACATTTGTCTTTTTACCAGATATAAAAGCATTATCAGCAAAACTACTGTTTGGAGTAACATATGAAGCAGTACCTGGCTTCTTAATAGCGCTTTTGGCAACAGTTATCGTTAGTTTATTTACAAGTAAACCAGCAAATGCTGAGCAACATATTTCTATTTTAAAAGATGTCAATCTAAATCAATAAGTAAAAAGAAGCTAGGGCAAAAAGGCCTATAAAGTGCATCAGACAAAAAAATTAATTAAAGTAGAACTTCATATGGCCTTTAGTTTTCTTTTATTGATAGTGCCTCCGGACTTTCTTTCGCATTGACTTCTACCTTTGTTCCATCAATAAGCAGAAGCTCCCAGGAACAAAAAATTGCTCTTGGGAGCCTCTTTATTTTAATTCATTGGGTTTTGTCCAAGCCTCTTTTTAGTTGATTTATCTGTTCAACAAGCTTCCCACATAACGAAGTAATTCGTTTGCAGAACTAGAGTTATAGCCATGCTCATCAATTAATCGTGCTACGACCTCGTTAATCTTCTTCAGTTGCATTTCATCAGGTGTTTTAGAGGAAGTAGTAATTTTCACCACATCTTTTAAGTCAGCGAATAATTTCTTCTGAATCGCTTCTCTGAGACGCTCATGAGAGTTGTAGTCAAAACGTTTTCCTTTACGTGCATACGCTGAAATTCGAATGAGTATCTCTTCTCGGAAAGCTTTTTTTGCATTCTCTGAAATTCCAATTTGTTCTTCAATGGAACGCATTAACTTTTCATCTGGATTCATTTCTTCTCCAGTAAGTGGATCACGTAATTTAGCTCTGTTACAATATGCTTCTACATTATCTAGATAGTTATCCATTAATGTTTTAGCAGACTCTTCGTAAGAATAAACAAACGCTTTTTGCACTTCTTTTTTTGCGATATTATCGTATTCTTTTCGTGCAACAGAAATAAAGTTTAAGTACCTCTCACGGTCTTCATTTGAAATGGAAGCATGTTGGTCTAGACCTTCTTTTATCGACCTTAGTACATCTAATGAATTAATAGATGGTACTTCTTTTCGAATAATCGTAGAAGAAATTCTATTTATAACATAACGCGGATCGATTCCGCTCATTCCTTCATCTGCATATTCCTTCTTCAGTTCTTCTACATCAACAGAATTAAAGCCTTCCACTGATTCACCATCATATAAACGCATCTTCTTCACTAAATCAATATCGCCACGTTTTGCTTCTTTTAAGCGAGTAAGGATTGTAAACATTGCTGCTACACGTAACGTATGTGGGGCAATATGAACATCAGATACATCGCTCTCTTTTATCATCTTTTCGTAAATTCTTTCTTCTTGAGAAAGTCTTAAATTATAAGGAACTGGCATTACAATAATACGAGAATGTAATGCTTCATTCTTCTTATTAGAAATAAAAGAACGATACTCTGTTTCGTTTGTATGAGCAACGATTAATTCGTCTGCACTAATTAAAGCAAATCGCCCAGCTTTAAAGTTACCTTCCTGTGTTAAAGATAATAAGTGCCATAAAAACTTCTCATCACACTTTAACATCTCTTGGAATTCCATCATCCCACGATTCGCTTTGTTTAACTCCCCATCAAAACGATAGGCACGTGGATCTGATTCCGATCCAAATTCAGCTATTGTAGAAAAGTCGATACTACCGGTTAAATCTGCAATATCCTGGGATTTTGGATCAGATGGACTAAAGGTACCAATACCAACACGTTGGTTTTCCGACAAGAAGATTCTTTCCACTAATACATCTTCAATTTTTCCATTGTATTCTTTCTCTAATCGCATCATATTTAACGGTGATAAATTCCCTTCGATTCTAATTCCATATTCTTGATGGAAATCATCTCGTAAATGATGAGGTATTAAGTGCAATGGGTCTTCATGCATTGGGCAGCCTTTAATAGCATATACAGCACCACGATCAGTATGTGTGTACTTTTCTAAACCTCTTTTTAAAATAGTAACGAGTGTAGATTTTCCTCCACTAACTGGACCCATTAGAAGTAAGATACGTTTACGCACGTCTAATCTTTTCGCTGCTGGATGAAAATACTCTTCTACTAGTCTTTCCAATGCTTCTTCTAATCCAAAAAGGTTGCTGCTGAAGAATTTGTATTTTCTCTTCCCATTCACTTCTTCTACACCAGCGTCTTTAATCATATTGTATACCCTTGAATGTGCAGACTGCGCAATATAAGGTTTTTCTTTAATTAATTTCAAATACTCTCCGAAGGATCCTTCCCACTTTAGCCGCTGTTCTTCTTCACGATACTTCCCAATCTTTTGTAAAATATCCATAAGGACCTCCCCCATTTATCTCTTCAAGAGCAAGATTAATAATATTTATGCTAAGGAAACTTGAAACATGCTTTTCATCTACAATTAATAAAAAAAGACACAATTCTCACATGAAATTTGTGAAAACTGCGTCATTGTTTTGTTATGAATGAATTCCGAAAATCATTGGGTGTTACATGAACAACTCTTTTGAATACTTTACTAAAGTACTTTTCATCTTGATACCCAACAAGATATGCCACTTCATATATTTTATAATTAGGCTGTAACAATAATTCTTTAGCTTTCTTAATCCTAATTTCTGTTAAATAATCTGTAATCGTTTGTCCATATTCTTGTTTGAATTTTCTCGACAAGTGTTCTCTACTTAAATAAAACTTATCAGCAATATGCTGTAACGTTAAATCTTCTTCGTAGTGCTCACAAATATATTGTGCAACTTTTGATAAACTTTTTTTGCTATTCGTTAGTTCATCTTTGGAAGTTTTGTTCGTTTCTTTCCATTTCTCTACTGCCCTCTCGAGTGCTTCATTCAAAATTTCAGGATCTATAGGCTTTAAAATGTAATCAAAACTATTATAGTTTATTGCACTTCTCATATATTTATAATCTTCGTGTCCACTTACAACAATTACTACACTATTTTGATTGGTTGTATTTAACCACTTTAACAAAGAAATCCCGTCCATTTTAGGCATTCTCATATCTGTAAAAATAAGTTCTGGCTTACATTCTTCTATTAAAGTGATTGCTTCTTCTCCGTCTTCCGCTTCTAAAACAGCATGAATATTGTATTGTTTCCAATCAGCAAGTATTTTTATTCCTTCTCTAACATGCTTTTCATCATCAACTATTAAAGCTTTCATACTTCTCACCTACCACATTCATTGGAAGTTTGATTGTGACAACTAGACCGCCTTCTTGCCTGTTTGTGAGACTAAGAGATGCTAAGTCATTATAATACAACCTTAACCTTTCACGGATATTTTTCAAGCCGATATTGGAGTCTTCCCTTTCTGGTTGCAATGTCTCGTGCATGAAATGTGCGTTAATTTCCTTCATTCGTTCCTCTGATATACCTGTGCCATTATCAATTACTATTAGTTCTATGTAGTTCACGGCTTTTTCTACATAAATGACTATTTCTCCTACTCCATCTCGATTTTCAAAGCCATGCTTAAAATAATTTTCAATAATCGGCTGTAAAATCATTTTAGGCACATGTACATGCAATAATGACTCGTCTACATATAAATGATAATCTAAACTTTCGCCAAACCGTTCTTTTTGTAAATGTAAGAAAGCTTTTGTATAGTTTATTTCTTTTTTTAATGGCACTAAATCTTCTTCCACATTCATGCCGTAACGCATGATTTTTGAAAGATGGTTAATGAGTGAATATACTTGTGGTACATTGTTTTTAAGCGCTACTGTACCGATCGATTGCAAGGCATTGAATAAGAAATGCGGATTGATTTGAGACTGTAGTACTTTTAATTGATTCGTTTTGTTCTCTAATTTTAATTTATATTCTCTGTTAATTAAATGATTCAACTTATCCATCATTTGTTGAAATCTATCACTTAAAATACCTATCTCATCTTTTCCTAAAGGTTGTATTTTCACCTTCATATTACCTTCTTCTACTTGTTGTATATTTTGAAGTAATACTCGAATTGGGGAAGTAATTCTAAAAGATATAAAAAGGGTAGATAAGATGACTAGTGATAAACCTATTAACCCAAAAAGAATGTTAATTTTAGTGACATTAAAGGCACTTTCGTAAAGGGTTGTGTAAGGAACTCTTTTTACTAACAACCACCCTCCAACTGAAGGGGGCACTTGTTGGAATAACATAACTCCGTTAAATGCTTCATCCTGCCATGTTATCGAGCCTGTATTAGCCTCATCGTTTTGAAGATAATCTATCCACGTGTATTCACCATTTTTTTCTAATGTTACTGAACTATATAAAAAATCCCTTTCTGATGAAATAATGTATAGCTCTTCTGTTTCAGGGTTATATAAGTTTTCGCCTAAATCAAATATTTTATCTAATGAAACTTTTAATGTAATGTAAGCGAGCACTTGGTCGGAAGGTACGTTCGTTAAAACTCTATGTAGGTAGATGCTATTATCACT is drawn from Bacillus alkalisoli and contains these coding sequences:
- the yhbH gene encoding sporulation protein YhbH yields the protein MNSNESSFIVSKEDWSLHRKGYDDQKRHQEKVQEAIKNNLPDLITEENIIMSNGKEVVKIPIRSLDEYRIRYNYDKNKHVGQGDGESQVGDVIARDGSGNAGQKGPGKGQGAGDQAGEDYFEAEVSLMELEEALFNELELPNLKQKEQADNTVEHYEFNDIRRTGLMGNIDKKRTMMSAYKRNAMSGKASFHPIYQEDLKFKTWNDVLKPDSKAVVLMMMDTSGSMGMWEKYMARSFFFWMTRFLRSKYETVDIEFIAHHTEAKVVTEEDFFSKGESGGTICSSAYRKALELIDLKYNPTRYNIYPFHFSDGDNLTSDNQRCVKLVGELIKVSNMFGYGEVNQYNRHSTLMSAYKNINEEAFRHYILKQKVDVFHAMKEFFKKEDNKMFAR
- a CDS encoding sodium/proline symporter encodes the protein MNAHPLTIGVLVFYLLVLVCIGFVSSRKSSAGLTDFFLAGRGLGKFTVALSAVSSGRSAWLILGVTGTAYATGLNAVWAVAGYITVEVFMFFYAAKRFRVYSEKTGSITVPDILESRYEDKTNLLRITSSLIIIFFMVAYVGSQVVAGGTAFSSSLGLSQSNGMWLTAIIILLYTMLGGFHAVSKTDVLQAMFMFLSLIILPIIAIIGLGGFGPIIETMNAQGAGFTSIWTFGFGAIVGLLGIGFGSPGNPHILVRYMSLKSISEMRQAALIGTVWNVVMGWGAIMIGLAGRAYFPSISLLPNENSEAIFTTLGEELLNPFFMGILLVAVLAAIMSSADSQLLVGTSAVVSDIYDKIFAKGKEIPQKKLVLYSRISIAIFMLLAVWLAFSAQEFVFWMVLFAFGGLGACFGPALLLSLYWKGTTKAGVLTGMILGLITVILVKKQPEWTFVFLPDIKALSAKLLFGVTYEAVPGFLIALLATVIVSLFTSKPANAEQHISILKDVNLNQ
- a CDS encoding response regulator transcription factor — encoded protein: MKALIVDDEKHVREGIKILADWKQYNIHAVLEAEDGEEAITLIEECKPELIFTDMRMPKMDGISLLKWLNTTNQNSVVIVVSGHEDYKYMRSAINYNSFDYILKPIDPEILNEALERAVEKWKETNKTSKDELTNSKKSLSKVAQYICEHYEEDLTLQHIADKFYLSREHLSRKFKQEYGQTITDYLTEIRIKKAKELLLQPNYKIYEVAYLVGYQDEKYFSKVFKRVVHVTPNDFRNSFITKQ
- the nikC gene encoding nickel transporter permease encodes the protein MNQPQIETQTAPPVKEKSASQERWLAFYKKLAKNKAAMVGAAIVILFVFIAILAPFLAPHDPVLTQVTNKLQPPSAEHWLGTDHQGRDILSRIIFGARVSLTVGILSTVLGAIVGILLGIVSGYYGRWIDSLIMRICDVLLAFPGILLALAIVSVLGASTTNVIIAVAFFAVPSFARIVRGSTLSVKKLEYVDAIKAMGASDARIIFKHILPNIMSPIIVQATLYIASAIITASALSFLGMGTRPPTPEWGAMLSQGRDYIRQAPHVSLFPGLVILFVVIGFNLFGDGLRDALDPKSKK
- a CDS encoding sensor histidine kinase; translation: MFKKSIRNRLIVLLLIATIIPFGTSIIITYYHTKESFKDLVVQENTNLLYQGKINLENYLSDLNGLTLSVYNNPEFMNYLRSSNKEANYLNINVVKSVLQTILYAEENIKQVTISLPTDNRKVTASKRSTVVFSNEVSLAISPAFQDALDSPYNIYIEAKNGQVNQSDNSIYLHRVLTNVPSDQVLAYITLKVSLDKIFDLGENLYNPETEELYIISSERDFLYSSVTLEKNGEYTWIDYLQNDEANTGSITWQDEAFNGVMLFQQVPPSVGGWLLVKRVPYTTLYESAFNVTKINILFGLIGLSLVILSTLFISFRITSPIRVLLQNIQQVEEGNMKVKIQPLGKDEIGILSDRFQQMMDKLNHLINREYKLKLENKTNQLKVLQSQINPHFLFNALQSIGTVALKNNVPQVYSLINHLSKIMRYGMNVEEDLVPLKKEINYTKAFLHLQKERFGESLDYHLYVDESLLHVHVPKMILQPIIENYFKHGFENRDGVGEIVIYVEKAVNYIELIVIDNGTGISEERMKEINAHFMHETLQPEREDSNIGLKNIRERLRLYYNDLASLSLTNRQEGGLVVTIKLPMNVVGEKYESFNS
- a CDS encoding PrkA family serine protein kinase gives rise to the protein MDILQKIGKYREEEQRLKWEGSFGEYLKLIKEKPYIAQSAHSRVYNMIKDAGVEEVNGKRKYKFFSSNLFGLEEALERLVEEYFHPAAKRLDVRKRILLLMGPVSGGKSTLVTILKRGLEKYTHTDRGAVYAIKGCPMHEDPLHLIPHHLRDDFHQEYGIRIEGNLSPLNMMRLEKEYNGKIEDVLVERIFLSENQRVGIGTFSPSDPKSQDIADLTGSIDFSTIAEFGSESDPRAYRFDGELNKANRGMMEFQEMLKCDEKFLWHLLSLTQEGNFKAGRFALISADELIVAHTNETEYRSFISNKKNEALHSRIIVMPVPYNLRLSQEERIYEKMIKESDVSDVHIAPHTLRVAAMFTILTRLKEAKRGDIDLVKKMRLYDGESVEGFNSVDVEELKKEYADEGMSGIDPRYVINRISSTIIRKEVPSINSLDVLRSIKEGLDQHASISNEDRERYLNFISVARKEYDNIAKKEVQKAFVYSYEESAKTLMDNYLDNVEAYCNRAKLRDPLTGEEMNPDEKLMRSIEEQIGISENAKKAFREEILIRISAYARKGKRFDYNSHERLREAIQKKLFADLKDVVKITTSSKTPDEMQLKKINEVVARLIDEHGYNSSSANELLRYVGSLLNR
- a CDS encoding glutathione ABC transporter substrate-binding protein; the encoded protein is MNFKRNLFLVLVAALVLVLAACSGKSGGTTGGHLVFVTASDAPTLDPHGMNDTATTNATTQIFDRLTEYAADGSVVPSLAESFSPVDETTWEFKLRKGVKFHDDTDFTAEAVKMSLERIIDPDFASPRAVVLNMIEEIEIKDDHTVHIKTKFPFAPLPAHLAHNAGSIIAPSAMKAEKDGGKKVDENPIGTGPFVLDEWVRGDSIKFKRNENFWGDKAVADTMEFKVVPEQATRTAMLETGEAHVIQVGSSDVKRVEGLDGVELERVRGTRMDYLGFNMEKAPFDNIKVRQAIAMAVNKDDIVNGILDGQGVAAVGPLAPTVVGNYQGLTPLPFDVEGAKALLAEAGFADGFQTTLYVNEGNRERADMAELIQDQLRPLGIDVQIEIIEWGAFLEMTGAGEHELFILGWTTVTGDADYGLYALFHSTMFGSPGNRSFYANPRVDELLDFARSEADQAKRDEAYKEISEILVEEAPMVYLQHPDFVFATNKVEEGLFVNFSGTPFFKGVKLK